The Nostoc sp. 'Lobaria pulmonaria (5183) cyanobiont' DNA window GTCAGTCACAGCCCGGGTCAGTATCGACTCATACTGACAAATCACGGAAATTCAATTCGAGAATTGGCCGTAAGTGCTAGCAGCCGAGATGAAACCCAGTTGTGCTACTATGTTTGCAGTCCGTCTTCTGTCAATTTGTTGATTGGCGAAACAGCGACGATTAGTCTAAGCGTTTATCCCAAGCAGAAATGGCGACGTCCCCTCTTTGGGTATGGCTTAGAGCTACCGTTTCAAGTCAATCTTCAAGATATTCAAGCATTACCGACACCAGAAAATTTACCGATGGGGTTGTTAGTCTGGAAAGCACGCCCTTGGTGGCAGTTTCTGCTGTGGGTGCTGGCAGGGGTTGGTGCATTGTCGGGACTCGGCTTTTTGATTTGGTTTGTGTTCTTTAAACCCGTTCCTCCGCCAATCCTGACAGAATTCAAACCAGATAGCGCTAGCTATACCGAGGGAGGCAGGGTACGCCTAAACTGGACAATCTCGAATTCCGATCGGCTCGATCGGCTAGTGGTTTCTTCAACTAAAGACCAAACTGCGAACAGTCCCCAAGTTTACGACTTTCGTCAAGGCTTACCAACAGAACTGAACCGTTATTGCCAAATTAGCGATGGGCTACGCCCCGCCGTAGGCGATCGCAATTTAACCTGCACTAACGTCGATACAGGTGCCCGACTGGCGGGAGAATACACCTTCCAACTTCAGATTAAAGCAAAATCAGCCCAAAAGCCTATTGAGCAGAAACTGAATGTCGTAATTCAACCTAAGCCACTGCCGCAGGTGATGAGCATTGCAGCACGCCAGTCTCAACTCGAAAAAGGGAAACCCTTAACCCTTAGTTGGAACATCAAGAACTTTAGCCAACTCGGTCAGCTTCAGGTTATAGGTCAACTCAAAGACGGTAAACCAACGCTTTTCAAAACTTATGATTTTCAAAAACAAATTCCTCCAGAACTAACTAAGCAATGTCAACCTCCAGTCAACGAGACGTTGAGTTGTTCCAATGTGGATATAGGGCTTCCGGCTAAACCAGGCGACTATGCGATTAGCCTTCAACCTGTGTCTAATGGAAGTCAAAAACAATTGCCACTCTCCAAAGCAATTCAAGTCCAGTTAAAGGCAACACCCCTTCAAATTATGAACTTTACGCTCAATAATCAAAGTTCAGAGACGAATCCCTCAATATTCTTAAAAGTTGGACAAGTTGTGACTCTCAACTGGCAGGTACAGGGGGATGGTGTCAAGGTTAAACTCGAACCTTTAGGTGATGTCCCAGCTAGCGGTTCTAGGACATTCAAAGCGACCACAAATCTCTCTCAAATTATCCTCACGGCTGAAACCGAACAAGGTCAATCAGTCAAACGTGCGTTTTTGCTCCAAGTTGATACGCCAAAACCACTTCCGAAGCCTATTAATACCAGTTCTCCAACAGTAATACCATTTCACTTTAAGATTGATACAAATAGGCAGCAAGGGAGCAGGGAACAGGGAATAGGGGGAAAGAGTTAGAGACAAATCATTTGTATCAAGCATTTCGTGAAATGCTATAAGCTACAGATCGCAGAGTAAAATTAGCGAGTTTAAGCTGAAGCAATGGCACAGGTTTACAAACTAGAGAGCAAAGAAAGCAAGACAGAACTTAAATAGTTGTTAAGAGCGTAAAGAACGGCAAAAGCAAAGGAGAAGGTGCAATTACGGTTGGATCGCAAAAACTTACTGAGGACAAAAGATCCTGATTAATTGGATCTGGTTAGACAGCAACTTCAAAAATTTGAGAAACGAATTTTACTTGACCTAAAAATGTCATCTTTTTTGATGCCTGAAATTTGTCCTTTGGGAGCATGTTCATCACCTCATAGCCGAATGGCACGCTTGTTAAGCCGAAACACTTGTGACTTAGGCAGTTTGTAATTGCTTACGTAATTCATGCCGAGGCTTTGTCATTAAGGGGTAAGCTTTCGGGCGGCGTTTACGGACTCGTGCTTCACTCCAAGCTAGGCGATCCCCCATAACACTACCCCAAGCGTAGACATCGCCCGATCAATCCTCCGCCTACTGCTCAGTAGGTATAAAGCTTGAAATCTTATATCTGTCATAGCTTAGAGCTTTTCTTAGTGCCATTCTCCAGATACTCCTTTGTAATTTGAAAAGGTCTTGGCAATATTATACTTTTTTAACCTGACTACTGGAAAAAGTTCATGCCTAATTTTCATTCTCAAATAGAGTTGACCTATTTGTAATTAAATGATTTGTAAAATTAATTACATCATCAGCTAAAGCTCTATGCAAAGATGAGCTTTTATTGTGATTTTTGAAAAAGAATTAAGCTATAACTTCTAAATTTCAATTCGTACATAAGTCTGATTGCATTGGCTAGTAGATCGCTTAATCTGAGTATATAGAAACGAATTAGATATCTGCTTATGCTGAATTCGATTCTTCAAACTCTTGCTGAAATGTTGACTAGCGGATCTGTTCTCACTAGCACTGAGCAAATAAACTTTAGTCACCCTGGAAGCTTAAAAGATAGTAATAGAGAGCTATCACTTAATCTCTATCTGTATGATGTTCGAATCAGTAAAAAAATGCCAAATAATGGCAGGCAGGTCGAACGCCATTTTGATGATTCACGACAGGTTGCAGAAGTATCTAGAGCACCCAGTTGGTTCGATATCTCCATTGTGATTACAGCCCGCGATCGCACTGTATTAGGAGAGCTTCATCTTCTGTCTGAAACTCTACTGCTGTTAATGCGTAGTCGAGTCTTGCGGGAGGAGTTTCTAACTCCTGACCTTCGTGGTCATGGCAACTTATCATTATCAGTCACTAACGACCCACCCATTGATGTAGGAAGTTTATGGAGTTCTCTTTCTATTCCCGTACGACCTGCTATTTATTTGACAGTAACTGTTCCCTTTAATGTATGGAGAAAAACAACTGTACCTTTGGTTACTGAACGACATTTTGGGGTCAATAATTCAATTCCAGCTATCAGCCGGAGCGGCTCTAAAATTCAGCGAGTTGCCATTGCTGGTATTGTCAAAAATACTCTAAACTCAAAGCCATTAAAACGAGTTCAAATCATACTTGAAGGAACCGAAAAATCAGTAACTAGCAACGAGGAAGGGTATTTTATGTTTGATAATTTGACTTCTGGAAACTACATTTTACACCTGAAACGATTTGGCTATCAGTTTAAGACTTGCGATGTTTTTGTAGACGGAGAATCATGTATCCCCAAAGAGATATTACTCATGCCCGCCTACTAGATTTCTATATCAATCGATTATCTAACAAATCAAGGAGCACTTAACATGGCTAGACTAGACTACTTTGCACCAGGCGTTTATGTTGAAGAAGTCGATCGCGGCAGTCGTCCGATTGAGGGCGTCAGTACTTCGGTCGCAGGATTTATCGGTTTTACTGAAGATATACGAGGCGGGGCCGAACTCTTTAAACCCATGCTTGTCACCAGTTGGACTCAGTATCTTGAATACTTTGCCCGACGCAACTCTAACGGGTTTACAGACTTCGATGCGTATTTACCTTTCTCAGTTCGAGGATATTTCCTGAATGGAGGCGGACGTTGTTGGGTTACAAGTATTGGAACCCAACTCCCCAATATTGGGCTAGAAAGTTCAAAACGGCAAGCACCTCCCTTAGAGATCCCAAGACGCGGCGATCGCCCAAGTTTAAATTTATCCATCAGGTCTGAACACTTCGATAACGGACCCATTAAAATCGAAATTCAGGATGGAATGCCTCGGGCGTTACCTCCTGCGAAGAATGATGATAAAGCGAGTGACCATAAAGGTCAATCGCAGGGAACGGATAAAGTAGAAATACCTCAAAATCCACGTGAGTTCTTCTCTCTAAAAGTGTGCCGAGACGATCAAGTGCTTGAGCAATACAATCACTTGAGTATGGATCCAAAACCCCAAACGCAGGCTGCAACCTACGTTGTTGAGGCTCTGAAAAACTCTAAGTATATTTCGATTGGAGATATTGCCCAGCCCGGACCGCCCTTAGCCCGACGGCCCTTGAATGGCGAATACGAACTACTGCCTCCAGCACCGAGTTCTACATCTGAGAAATTTGCTAGTGAAGTAGAAGGGGATCGAAGCAGACGAACTGGCGTTCTCGGCATCTTTGAAATCGACGAGATCACAATGATCTGTTTTCCGGATTTAATGCGAGCCTATGAAGCTCAAATTTTAAACATTGAACAAGTTCATGGTGTGATGGAGACCATGATCAGCATGTCTGAAGGTTCTGCTAGCGGCAATATGCCAGGGGCAACGAATCGAATGGTTGTGTTAGATCCTCCTCCTGATCGCACTAGACCTCAAGATGTCGTTGATTGGTTAGATGAGTTTGGTCGTCGTTCCATGTTTGGGGCTCTCTATTATCCGTGGGTTAAAGTACCCAATCCTCGAAATGCAGGGCGTTCAATTCTTGTTCCTCCTTCTGGCCACATAATGGGCGTATGGGGTAGAACAGATGAAACGCGAGGGGTTTATAAGGCTCCTGCGAATGAAGTTCCTAAAGGGATAACTGGTTTAGCCTACGATGTCAACTTCAGAGAGCAAGAGCTTCTTAACCCACTCGGTATCAACTGCATTCGTAAATTCCCCAACCGAGGAATCCGCATTTGGGGTGCCCGTACCCTAGTGGAACCTGACAAAACGGAATGGAGATACATCAGTGTCAGACGACTCATCAGCTATATTGAGCGTTCCATTGAAGTAGGAACTCAGTGGGCTGTCTTTGAGCCGAATGACCAACAGTTGTGGACGCAAGTGCGATATTGCGTTATGAACTTTTTAGAGCGCATCTGGCGTGAGGGAGCTTTATTTGGTGCTAATCCTGAACAAGCTTTCTACGTGAAGTGTGACGAAGAAAACAATACGCCTGAAACGATGACCTTGGGTCGTTTGTATATCGATGTTGGTGTATGCCCAGTGCGTCCGGCTGAATTTGTGGTCTTCCGCATTAGTCAGTGGAATGCTCTGGAAAATGAAAACGACAACTAACTTGTTTTAGCTCATTCATATCAAGTAAAAAAATAGGAGAAAGTCATGGCGCAATCAGAATATAGTCTAGGCTCTGGTTTTAGCCTTAGTGGGGGCACTTTGGGTGGACAAATAGCAGTAAAAAGCTTTAGTGGTTTAAAAATGGATGTTGAAGTGTCTTCTAATTGTGTCGGTAATCAGCAGGGAGGAAAGAAGAAGCTAGAACCTAGACCAGGTCCAACAAAGCCTGGTCAACCAACGTTTGTTTGCCCAATACCTAAGGGTGATAAAAAATTAGCAGATTGGTGGAAAAAATTAAATCCTAATGCTCAACAAGGCACTTATAAAACTGAGGATTTGATGTTCACCTTTGCAGGGGAGGCTGGAGCAGTTCATGCTCAATGGCAACTAAAAGGCGTCTTCCCCATGAGTTACCAGGTGTCTGATTCAGAATCTAACAATGCCGAGCTTGCTGCTGAAACAATTCAACTGTGCATTACAGAAATTGAGCGGATGCAGTAATGTTCGCAAAGATGGAAGAATGAAGACTCCAGATATAAACACCATTATATGGTGAGTAATACTGTCAAACGTACCCTATTACTGGTGTGTTTCAGTCTTCCCGATCGAGGTCCTACCTCAACCTCCTGATCTCTAATGACAAATTAGAGATCTATCTCCCCCAACAGCCACTCACCTTGACAACAGAGGAGCTGGAGAGTAGTAGGTTCGAGACTTACTCCAAGAGTACTACTCTCCAGATTGGGGGTTGCCAAATCCCATCTATAGTTCGACTGAATAAAATTGGGATGAAATAGCTAACCGTAACCTTTGAAACACTTTAATCAATCTATGAGTGAACCAACTGTATTGATGGCATCTGGCTTCTCTATAACCTTGCGACTTGATGGCTCCAATGATTTTTTGGACGGAACTTTTAAGGAGTGTGATGGTTTTGACTTTACCCAAGAGGTTATCCAGTTTAGAGAAGTCACTAGCGAACGCTGGGGGAACGCTAATAAGGGACGCTCCCGACTGACCAAGCTTCCTGGTAATGCAGTCGGTGGAAATCTAACCTTACGCAGAGGCATGAACATTTCCAAGAGTTTGTGGCTATGGTTTTCGTCGGTGCAAGAGGGCAACTGGTTCAAACAGCGCAGAACTATATCAATCACTTTTCATCAAGGGAATAGTCCCCAAGCAGCCTTTCAGTTTACAGAAGCTTGGCCAACCAAATACCGAATTGGAGAGATGAAAACGGATTCAAGTGATGTAGAAATTGAGGATATAGAGATCGCTTATGAAGGGTTTGAACGAATATCAATTTAGCCATTGCTGAATTTACGAAGAATCTGAAATTACTATTCAAAAATCTCAATAGCATTTAGAACACTCTGAAAACCTGTTTAGCGAAAAGTTTAGGTTCGCCTTAGCACTGGATTCTTCTTATCTTAGTTACATGAAAAATGTTTTTTAAGTGCCTAACAATACAAATAGTTTTTTAGGTAAAAATGTATGAGTAATGGATTGGCGATCGCAGCGATAACAGCTGTATTCAAAAACTTATTAGAAGACGGCTTGGTTCAGAATGCAGCTCTGTCGAGTATGGGAAATGTGCTAGTAACCACACTTCCCCCAGATCAGATTTCTATTGGAGTCGATGGTCAACCTCAGCTAAATCTATTTCTCTACCAAGTTTCAGAAAATCGTAATGCAGATCTGGGTGGGTGCGATGCCAAAGGCGGCAAGCCACGCAACCAGCCAGCCCATCATCAAGCCAGTACACAAGAAGATGCAATTCTCCCCTTAGCCATCAATCTCCATTATGTATTGACTGCCTACGGAAACAAAGACTTTCAAACGGAGATACTGTTGGGTTATGTTATGCAGCTTATGCATCAAACTCCGGTTTTATCCAATGCCACGATTCGAGCAATGCTAAATCATGTCGCAACCATCAATCGTTCCGGTCTTTTGGCACAAGCGATTGAATCGACTTCTGTTGAAGCTTTAACCGAGCAGTTAGACCAAGTAAGGATCGCGCCAAACTTGTTCGATACAGAACAGATGTCAAGATTGTGGTCGCTTTTACGAGGTTCTTATCGACCCTCAATTACCTACGAAGTATCGATGATGTTTATTGGATCTAATAAATCTTTACTTGTTCCAAGTTCTAGTAAAGGGGCATTGAATCAGCCGCAAATTGAGAAAATTGTTGCATCGCCTACAAATGGCGAGATTGTAGCGGGGAGCAGTTTAATCATCTATGGGAAGAATTTGAGTGAGGATATAACTCTGCTCCGTCTGAACGGAGGAGAAAACCTATTAGAACCACAAATTGTTGAAGACAACAGAATTTTGTTTAAACTGCCTCACAATCTATATGCTGGGGTTCAAAAGGTTCAAGTTGTTCATCAACAACTATATAAGTACCAAAACTATAAAGATTTAGAGGTAGTATCGAATGAGCAGACTTTCGTTTTACATCCAACCATAGATGATAACCCTGTTCTAGCTCTTCAAGACTAATGTGTGCAGCTACACCAATTCGTTTTGGCATGACCTATCTTTGCACTCACTACATTCGATCATCCGGCCATGATATTAGACCATAAATCGGCTCAGATTGGAAGTAGGATATCAAGTTTTTGGAGTTGCAGCATAACGAGAGCTACTTAATAGAAAAGCTCTATTATCTAAAAGTTTTTACAACACAACATTAGAGGCAAAACAATGTACGCCGAACCCAGCAAACAAAGACGACAATCACGCTCTAACTCGAAGGATTCTACTTCATCCAAGCAATCGCAGAGGCAGCCCTCTCCAAGATTGGAACCTACTAACAACCCCCCTGCTGTGACTGCTCAGTCTGAACAAGATGTTATTACTCAGATTCCCCCTCCTGTAGCTACTCAGTCCCAAATACCTCAGTTGCAAGGAGTGGAAAATTTCCAAAACTTACCACCGGACACTTTGAAGAATAAGTATGGGAAATTTCAGATCCAGCGTGATGTGAGAACAGGACTGCAACCTTTTGGTAAAGGTTACTCCACCGAGATGGAAATGACCCCCAATATACGCGCTCGCGGTTCTAAGATTGATTTTGTTCAAACCGTTCGAAGCAATATTAACGACAATTGGAAGACAACGGCGACAGATCATGGGTGGACTGGTGAAACTGACGAATCTGGAAAGCCAATTGACTCAGAAGGAAAGCCGAAATTTATTCATCGCAGTGAACTTACAGAGCAACAGACTGGTACAGGGTGGAGAGTCGACCAATCAGACCAAAACACACCTTTCCACAGCGAAGGCCACTCAGAACTCACACCGGACGTGGGCAAGCATCATCTTCTGAAAAAGTCAGACTCTGCTAATCTCGTAGATAGACCTACGATCGCTGGACAAGGTTACAAGTTTGATGCTATGTCAACTGCCATGGATAAGAAAACAGGTAAAGAGTTTGGAACAGTGGAGTGGGGCTTTAACGTTGGACAGAATGAGCAAGGAGAACCAACACTTGAGGGGCGCACTCCAACACTTCTGGAGGATAATTTAAAGTTGGATGGTGAACCGGGCAAGGAAGCTCGTGAAAGGGATCGCGGGCGAAAAGCAGCGTATGAGCAATGGAACCAAGCTGCACCTGGGAAAGAACAAGCAAACATAGAAGAAGCACAAAGACTAAAAAAGGAAGGAGCAGCCAACGTGCGGCCACCAAAACAAGTAACTCGAATTCCAATAAGGAGAACCAACACTTAGGGATTGCCCTCCAACATTTCTGGAGGATAATTTAAAGTTGGATGGTGAACCGGGCAGGGAAGCTCGCGAAAGGGATAGCGGGCGAAAAGCAGCGTATGAGCAATAAAACACACATGTCCAGATTGTGGTCGTTCTTACAAAGCTCTTATCAATCCTCAATTGCCTACAAAGTATGATGGTGCATAAATCCTGGGATATTCTCAATTTATGCAATAGGCTTGAGGTCAACTGATTAATTTGTCTATAAACTGTTTGAGTCTCAAGGATCTCTTACTAATGTATAGTTCAACAGATTTTGATGTCTGGTACCAAGCCAACCAATACTATTTAATTGCCGCCTTCGATCTACTCCACAATATTCTACAAAACTTTATTAATCAATCTGAAAATGATCCTGACGCAATATCTTCAAAAATCAATCAAGCTCGATCTGAACTCTTGAAGATAGCTTCTGAAATGTCATTTAGTCCAGCTTTTGAGCAAATTTCTCAAAGATTTAAACTTTCAGAATTTGAGTTTTATATACTGGTTTTTTGCGCTGCCATTGAACTCGATTTACGTTTTCCAGGGTTATGCACTAAAGCCTATAATAATGAGAACTACTACTATCCAACATTTGGGTTAACCCTCAGAGCCTTACCAAATCCTCATTGGAGTGCATTAGCTCCTGATGGAGCGCTTCGCTATTGGAAGCTTATCGATTTAGGTTCAGGTAATAGCCTTTTAAATAAACAATTGTTTATAGATGAGAGAATCCTTCATTACCTTCGAGGTATCCAAACGACAGACCCATTACTGACAGGACTTACTGAGCTACCTTCAGATCGTCCTAATCAACTAATGCCCTCTCACCAGAGCTTGGCCGATAAAATAGCAGCGTTATGGCATCTAAGTTCATCTCAAGATATTCCCCCCATAATTCAACTGTGTGGTTCAGAGATAGAAGATAAGATAGATATTGCCCAAGTCGTTTGTCACCAACTTGAGCGAGGCATCAGTCTCCTGAACTGCGATCGCATTCCTCTAAACTCTGACGACTTAACTTCTTTCACTCGCCGATTGCAGAGAGAATGTATTTTAGAGCATAGGGCGCTCCTGCTCAATTGCGATGATACGGATCTTTTTGATCCAGAACAACGTGCTGCGCTCAATCAACTCACAGAGGAATTTTCAGGGTTTATCATTATCACAACGCGTGTTCCACTCCAGGAGTTAAAGTGTAAGATGATTCGCTTTGATATTCCCAAACCAGAACCCCAAGAACAGTTAATCACCTGGCAAGCCTCTGTAGACGAACTCAAAACCCAACTCAATGGACAAGGCACGCTGATCCCAAACTCAGAACAGTTGTCTCAAGATTTGCAAGCGCTCACGTCTCAGTTTTATTTAAGCACTTCTACAATTCGTAGTGCCTGTACCGCAGTAATTGGACAATTGACAACGCAATCTGCTGTTTCCTTCAAACAGGCATTATGGGAGAGTTGTCGCACTCAAGCGCGACCTGGTTTAGATAAACTTGCAGAGCGGATTGAATCTAAATTGACCTGGGAAGACCTAGTATTGCCACCCCTACAAAAACATACCTTAGAGCAAATTTCAGCCCACGTTCGCCAAAAAGCTAAGGTATATGAAAATTGGGGATTTGCAGCAAAGAATAGACGTGGACTGGGTATCACAGCTTTATTTTCTGGTCCTAGCGGAACGGGGAAAACACTCGCTGCTGGAGTGCTTGCCAATGAGTTAAACTTAGACCTCTATAAAATTGAATTGTCCTCAGTTGTCGGCAAATATGTTGGCGAAACCGAAAAAAGTCTCCAGCGTATCTTTGATGCAGCAGAGAGTGGTGGCGTTATTTTGTTATTTGACGAAGCAGATTCAATCTTTGGTAAACGGAGTGAGGTAAAGGATTCTAAAGATCGCTATGCCAATCTTGAGGTCAGTTATTTGCTACAGCGAATGGAATCTTATTCTGGACTAGCCATCTTGACCACAAACTTGCAGAGCAATTTGGATTCTGCCTTTTTGCGGCGGCTGCGCTTTGTGACTCAATTTTCTCTCCCGGATGCGGCGCATCGAGAAAAAATTTGGCAACGAATTTTCCCATCGAATACCCCCACTCAAGGATTAGATTTTAAAAAGCTCGCTCAGCTCAATACCGCAGGTGGAAATATCCGCATTATTGCCCTCAATGCTGCATTTGTAGCGGCTGATGCTGGAGAAGCAGTCCAAATGAAGCATATTTTAGGGGCTACTCAAACCGAGTATGAAAAACTAAGCAAGTCATTGACGAGTGTAGAAGTCGCTGGCTGGATCTAATGAAAGTTTCAATACCCGCGATCGCACTTTTTAGCATTAAACCATACGCGCCTTTTGCGATCGCTTGAACAATAAATTTTTAATTCCGGGTGATTTGGAACCAGATTTTCACCGTTTGAACCATATTTAAAGCACAGGGAACACTAATAATAGTAGGCTTTATGGATAATATCTTACATCCGCGACAGTCATCAAGGCGACGGAGACAACAGCGACAGGAGAATCGGCAGAGAGAGGAACGTGGGCAGGCGCCGTCATATGAAGAGAGCCAGCGGCAGCCGTCATATGAGGAGTCTATGAATTCTACTCGCCCTGGGGGTGTGTGGGGGACGTATGCGACACCGAGGAATGACGATCTTCATCCTATATCTTATGACTCGCATATGCAGCGGCAGAGGAGACACGAACTGTCTTTACAGCAACAGGGTGTCCCCCAGCATCCGCAGATGAACGTGGGGAACCCCATGCAGCTACCGTGGGCACCACAGCCAACACAGCCGACGTCAATAGCACAGCCGATGTCACCACCACGGCCGGGTCTGTCAGACGATGAGATAGCTAGGGGGGGGCAGGCTCTGAGCGAAATGCGTCAAAGAAGGGAGCAGCAGGAACAACAGCAGCGCGAACGGCAGGAGCACGAACGGCGGCTACAGCAGCAGAATGTCCCCCAGGTGCCGCCGATGCCGCCGATGCCAGCCCTACAGCTACCGCCATCGATGCAACCGCAGCCGCGACCGCCGGGATCGGGAGGGCAGCGTCGTCGCTAAATTTGCCGATTCAGCGACCGTAGTCGTGGCGCAGATGAGGAGCAGTTCGAGATAGCCCGAAAACCAATTGAGCAACAGTGCGGATGGAAATGGCAGGGTAAATCAATTTAATTATGGACACAAACAGAGAACAATCCCCTAGAGGTAGGATGCGATCGCCAGCAGGATCGTCGCCGCCACAGCGATCGCAGGGATTGTGCTTTTACCAAAAACTTGGACAAAAAGGACACGATATAGTTCACGACTCAGGTGGCCAAGATATACTTCAAATTTATAATTGGAGTTTAAAAACCCTAAAAATTAGCTACAGCAAGTAATCGGCTCAAAAAGTTTCAACGCCCGCGATCGCACTTCTTAGCATTAAAACATACGCGCCTTTTGCGATCGCTTAAACAAGAAATTTTTAATTCCGGGTGATTTGGAACCAGATTTTGACCGTTTGAACCATATCTAAAGCACAGAGAACACTAATAATGGCAGGCTTTGTGGATAATATCTTACATCCGCGACGGTCAAGAAGAGAACGAAGAGAAAGAGAAAGAGAACGAAGAGAAGAACAACAGCGGCCGCAGATCGGTCCGCCGCAGCCGTCGCATCAGCCGCCGTCGTATGAGCAAGCCGTGCCGCAGAGGCCACCGCGGCCGCCAGTGTCGCAGCTGCCGCCAGTGCCGCAGCCGCCAGTGTCGCAGCTGCCACAATATCCAGAGTCTCTGGCTCAGGTTCCACCGTCATACATAACGGATGCCCCACGACGGCAGCACCGGAGCGTGGGGTGGCGAAACGCGCAGCAGCAGAGAGATCTATATCCAGTAGCGGATTCGCAGTTGATGGATACCCAACCGTCAGAGTCGCCGCCGCCGTGGTCGCCGCCGCCGGTGGGTTTTCCTGTGCTTCCGCCTGAGCCTGCTCTATCTTTGGAGCCTGCACGCCCGGTTTCGGCGATGCAGGCTATGCATGAGGCGTTTCCGAATGTTCCGGTACCAATGCGGCAGCCGTCGCCATACCAGTTTCCGAGACGGTCGGAGCCGTCGCAGCCAGAGCGACCACAGAAAATACCCTCGTCGCAGCGACCGCAGGCAGGATACTTGCCGCTGCAGCTGGGACCTCCACCGACAAGACCGTTGCCGCCGCAGCCGGGACCTCCACCGCGGCGGCCGCTGCCGGAACCGCCGTCGAGACAGCAGCGGTATTCGGCGCACGACTCGTCATCGTCATCATCATCGGGACCGCGACCGCCGGGACCACCGCCGTCGCGACCGCTGCCGCCGCCGCCGGGACCACCGCCGTCGCGACCGCTGCCGCCGCCGCCGGGATCACCGCCGTCGCGACCGCTACCGCCGCCGCCGGGATCGGGAGGGCAGCGTCGTCGCTAAATTTGCCGATTCAGCAACTGTAGTCGCGGCGCAGATGAGGAGCAGTTGGAGATAGCCCGAAAACCAATTGAGCAAGAGTGCGGATGGAAATGGCAGGGTAAATCAATTTAATTATGGACACAAACAGAGAACAATCCCCTTGAGGTAGGACGCGATCGCGGTCGCCGCAGCGCAAATGAGGACGCAGTCGGAGATACCCCGCAAATCAATTGAGAAACAGTGCGGATAGAAATTTTAATTTCAATAATTCTGTCTAGAGTCTTGTAAATTAATAAAATAACCCTGTTTATAGACATAAGTCTACTGACATTTCATAGTCCACTAAACTAGTATGAACTTAATTAAAGTCACTCTTTAATTATTTAATATCGTTTCAATTATGAGGTAAAAATCATGGAATCAATTGGATACTTTTTTAGTAGATTTTTCGGCGGACTTTTTGATAGACTATCCGATCAAATAAGATACAAAATAACTGATTTTGCTGAATCTAAAATCAGAGAAACAGTTGATAAACCATTTAATCAAAGTGCAAAAAACAAACAGCAACCAATAGATGATCGCCAAAATGAAAACCTCAAATCTTAATTGAGAATATGTCACTTACTTGAGAGAGAACTAAAGCAACGAAAACTATCTATTAATCCTAAATAGATAAGGATAGATAGCCCTAAATCCGTAGCAACTCATTATAGCGATGGGTGAAATAC harbors:
- a CDS encoding Pvc16 family protein, with the protein product MLNSILQTLAEMLTSGSVLTSTEQINFSHPGSLKDSNRELSLNLYLYDVRISKKMPNNGRQVERHFDDSRQVAEVSRAPSWFDISIVITARDRTVLGELHLLSETLLLLMRSRVLREEFLTPDLRGHGNLSLSVTNDPPIDVGSLWSSLSIPVRPAIYLTVTVPFNVWRKTTVPLVTERHFGVNNSIPAISRSGSKIQRVAIAGIVKNTLNSKPLKRVQIILEGTEKSVTSNEEGYFMFDNLTSGNYILHLKRFGYQFKTCDVFVDGESCIPKEILLMPAY
- a CDS encoding phage tail protein — its product is MAQSEYSLGSGFSLSGGTLGGQIAVKSFSGLKMDVEVSSNCVGNQQGGKKKLEPRPGPTKPGQPTFVCPIPKGDKKLADWWKKLNPNAQQGTYKTEDLMFTFAGEAGAVHAQWQLKGVFPMSYQVSDSESNNAELAAETIQLCITEIERMQ
- a CDS encoding phage tail sheath family protein, with amino-acid sequence MARLDYFAPGVYVEEVDRGSRPIEGVSTSVAGFIGFTEDIRGGAELFKPMLVTSWTQYLEYFARRNSNGFTDFDAYLPFSVRGYFLNGGGRCWVTSIGTQLPNIGLESSKRQAPPLEIPRRGDRPSLNLSIRSEHFDNGPIKIEIQDGMPRALPPAKNDDKASDHKGQSQGTDKVEIPQNPREFFSLKVCRDDQVLEQYNHLSMDPKPQTQAATYVVEALKNSKYISIGDIAQPGPPLARRPLNGEYELLPPAPSSTSEKFASEVEGDRSRRTGVLGIFEIDEITMICFPDLMRAYEAQILNIEQVHGVMETMISMSEGSASGNMPGATNRMVVLDPPPDRTRPQDVVDWLDEFGRRSMFGALYYPWVKVPNPRNAGRSILVPPSGHIMGVWGRTDETRGVYKAPANEVPKGITGLAYDVNFREQELLNPLGINCIRKFPNRGIRIWGARTLVEPDKTEWRYISVRRLISYIERSIEVGTQWAVFEPNDQQLWTQVRYCVMNFLERIWREGALFGANPEQAFYVKCDEENNTPETMTLGRLYIDVGVCPVRPAEFVVFRISQWNALENENDN
- a CDS encoding phage tail protein; protein product: MSEPTVLMASGFSITLRLDGSNDFLDGTFKECDGFDFTQEVIQFREVTSERWGNANKGRSRLTKLPGNAVGGNLTLRRGMNISKSLWLWFSSVQEGNWFKQRRTISITFHQGNSPQAAFQFTEAWPTKYRIGEMKTDSSDVEIEDIEIAYEGFERISI
- a CDS encoding COG1470 family protein, which translates into the protein MLNLITPLKVILNPPTRLEGFPGESVTLHISLINQGEQGAAIDVFIDPMAQTLLPWCPSARKRVALDSQQACEVSLVFEIPLDALPGSYPYTVVVDAPEHYPEETPIHYPGSLEVLVKEQAVIRSQNLTFSINPATSPVQPLLIQPNQHQTLSVIVNNHSSRVDRFRLHCLDLDKTWFTIQYPYNELSELGVVSSTDGLELNPGGQGKIIIEFHYPIDMPAGHYSPTLQLISDNAPEQVFLDLVYLEVKPKLHLSVELETILGKVSHSPGQYRLILTNHGNSIRELAVSASSRDETQLCYYVCSPSSVNLLIGETATISLSVYPKQKWRRPLFGYGLELPFQVNLQDIQALPTPENLPMGLLVWKARPWWQFLLWVLAGVGALSGLGFLIWFVFFKPVPPPILTEFKPDSASYTEGGRVRLNWTISNSDRLDRLVVSSTKDQTANSPQVYDFRQGLPTELNRYCQISDGLRPAVGDRNLTCTNVDTGARLAGEYTFQLQIKAKSAQKPIEQKLNVVIQPKPLPQVMSIAARQSQLEKGKPLTLSWNIKNFSQLGQLQVIGQLKDGKPTLFKTYDFQKQIPPELTKQCQPPVNETLSCSNVDIGLPAKPGDYAISLQPVSNGSQKQLPLSKAIQVQLKATPLQIMNFTLNNQSSETNPSIFLKVGQVVTLNWQVQGDGVKVKLEPLGDVPASGSRTFKATTNLSQIILTAETEQGQSVKRAFLLQVDTPKPLPKPINTSSPTVIPFHFKIDTNRQQGSREQGIGGKS